AACATCATCTATAAACCTTTTCCTATTTGGTTAAGGATTATAATTACTACTTGGGGTAGAAGTTTAATTCCTAAACAAACTTCTCTATTTTTTCCTATTTGGTTAAGGATTAGAATTACTTGGGGTATAAGTTTAGTTTCCTACCATAAAATTGATGGAATTTTTCTTATGGAAAATAGTAAATCCCAATCCAATTGGGTATATGCTTGATTACCATGAGTAGCAAAAGTCCTTTTATGTTAACCATTACCCTAGTTTAGCACTTAATTACCTAAAAACGTCACTTAGTGGAATAAGCATtcctttgaaaatattttttgtaaaaataagTACTTCTGGCACGTTTACTTGGCCTCCAAAACATGGACCCcaatcataaaaatatttttcattatatGTAATCTAAAAAAAACCTTCTAATAAATGATTTTAGTTTAATTCTAAAACATGAAGAAGAATTTGGAAACTCAAATCATGCGTTCAATGGCTAACGGATGGAGACGCCAACACAAAAAATTTCACTTATCCACCATTCACCGTCATCGTTGTAACCGTATCCTAAGCCTTCATGACCGAGTAGGAACTGGGTTTTTTTCTGGAcaatatttgaaatattattattaCCCACCTTGACGAACTCTACTCCACTTAACTTATATCTTGTCCAACACAAACTCCTATAGCATTTCCTAACTGTCTcaccttagaagatcaacttaCCATTATCAAGCCACTGATAAATACTGAGGTTTACAACATCATTATGTCGTTCAAGCCTCTAAAAGCTCCTGTATCGGATGGCTTACACcctattttctttaaaaaacacTACAGTAATGCAAGTTTGATGCTTTTACTAATTCTAAAATTCCCGAAGACATAAATACTACCCATATCTCCTTAATTCCTAAGGTTAAGAACCCTAGAATTTTACTCAACACATGCCTATAAGCCTTTCTAACACCATATATAAGACCATTAACAAGATTGTAGTTAATCGTATCCACCCTCTGCTACCTAAACTTATCAGCCCCACTCAATGTAGCTTTCTAGGATGCAGGGCTATTGATAACGCTGTCATAGCACAAGAAGCTTTACATCACTATGAAAATCTAAACGAAAGCAGGGAGTAATGATTCTCaaaatagatttaaaaaaacCCGTGACCCCCTTGAATGATCCTTTATCTACTATTCACTTCAACGCCTCAATTTTCCTAGAATACTCATCCAACTAATCATTTTGTGTTTATCTCTACTTCTTTTTCCTCGCTATTTGTAAATGGTAAACCTACTAATTTTTTTCAAGCTTCCAGAGGCATACGCCAAAGTAACCCACTATCAGGCTATCACCCTATCGATTTATTATGCGTGTGGAAACAATATGATCACAATTAAGCTGAAATTGATTGTGTATTCGTGAAAGCATAAATGAAGTAAACTATAATTttgcatcaatttttttttttttttttttaatatgacgatacatgtattcaatttttccAAGTAGAAATTTGTCCATAACAATGCACACACGTCGATCTGAATTTGAGTAACTCAGATTGAACCCAATGGTTTTTGGAAGACAAGTATGAGAATGTGCCTAAATTTTTAACGCATATAGTTGAAATATATATTGCTTAATGAAATTCCAAGATCGAGATTagaaatcaattattctatgTTGTCACTTTTGATATAGAAAAGTAATTTGAAAATATGATTATCTGTATAATAATTGAACAAAAATAGCATTCAGTGATAAAGTCTCCATCTTGGTGCAATGTTAAAGAAGCTGGTCAGTTTTCAGAAAAATAAACAAGGAAAGCacataatatttaatatttgttAAGCATCAgattgaattaaagataagtaCTCATCAAGAATTGATCAACAGTATTTGAATAACTGCTAATAACATTAAAGCAAAAGACTAACAacgaagaaggaaaaaaataacacTAGTTAGCTAAAGCCAAATTCATTACATAACTTTCAACCCCATTTGATCCAGAAATTTATCTAGTTAATCCTCAGTACTTAGTGCAATCTGTAGGCTTAAAGGACACTTTCTTAGCCGCAAGATCATATCCAATTAGGAAATTCCCTTGTGCCAAGTTTCCAAAAATAGCAATTTCCTGTGCTGGCACTATTGTCAAACAAACCAAACCTTCCTCCACTTCCGCAAAGGTACTCGAAGGCGCCAACTCTAAATCCGCATTTGTAAAATGTGCAACAATAGTTGGAGCATCGATAGTACCATTCTCAGACTCGTAACATAGACCAAAAGTCCCTGATGGATCGTCCTTCTTAGTAGCACGGATTGAATCAACCAACATCGATTCCAAATTCAAGTAAAAATCGTTAGGCAACAGCGTTAACGTCGTACCAGAATCGATTATAATGTTACCTTCATCACCACCAACACCAATAGAGGAAGAACCAATTTTAGAAGATTTGAATTCCAATGTCTTATTGCCGACACTCACACCTTCCAAATTTAGATAGTAGAACGTGGATGATTCCTTTTTTATCAAAGGAGTTGAAACTACTTTATTGCCAGACACGATGGCACTACTCCCAAAGTTGATGTGACTTGTGAAATTGGAATTTGATGATTGCAATGGGATCAAACAATAAGAGAATTTCCCATTGATTTGTTTCTTCAATTGGTTGATAATTGAAACTTCGCCACCCCCTAAGCCAATAATGCCAGAAGTATACTTCATAAATGTTCCACCATTGTCATGACCGCAACCAAAGGCAACGTGAGGAATTGATACATTTTTGCCAGAAGTAGAAGGAAAAGTGAATTTTTCAAAAGCAAGATCACCAACAGTGTGTGATGCATCACCATAATTCATTTGATATTCACAAACATTTCCTCTCACACAAGAATAACCAGTTGATGCACATTCTTTAGTGTCACAACCTACGGTTTTATAAGTAGAGCTTTTTCTGGAATCAAAAAGAGGCGCTGTTTGTTTGAAACAATTAATGCAAGGCTTGCATTGCGTCCATGTTAAGTCACTGCCAGTGTCGGCTATGGCTAGAATTTCCACTGGTGGAGTTCCAATGGAGAGTTTCATGAGGTATTCTCCCGGGATTGGATAAATATCCGATTGGATTGTGTTGGTAGTAGCAAGGGAATTTTTACTGAAAAAAGAAGCACGTGAAACTGATCGATGGAAGGCATTTCGAAGGCGGTTTGATTGAGTGTTTGATGGGTTGTAGAAAGGTGAACGAGAAGAATCGCGGTGGATAAAATCAAGAGTGAAGCCATCTTCACCAACATTGCTTATTATTTTTCtacaagaaacaaaagaaagatgaaagaaAGCTAAAAAGACTAATGTAGGAAAAAGACTGCTAACTTTAGTATTCATCTTCATGACTATAGGGTTTATGAGTGTTGATGAAGAAAATTAGCTTGTGATTAGTATCATTTTATAGGTAAAATTAAGAGAGTGGGAATGCATGTGCCAATATGGAAAATCGAAGGAAATAAGGGATTTGGGggaatatatattaatttggaaaaatacttAAGAAGATACCAAATGCAGAGTAGGAAGTgaatcattttatttttgaaagttgaATGCATGAAGAGTTTGCACTTTCCATACAAGACACGAATGTAATTAAGAGACTAtatcaaaaatattcatttaatAAAATCTTTTCCTTTTACCATATTTTCCATTAATACCGTGTGTAATGGTAAGCATTGATTTCTAGGAATTTATACGATTTAtcttttctctaaaaaaaaaaaaaaaatacaacatgaCAATCGGTTAAGCTACTTCCAATGTGAAAAAAGATACTACTATTATACTGGCTGGTGTACAATATGATTACTTTAATACATAATTGGCTTCTGATCAGGGACGGAGCAAAGAAGGGCCTAGGATTTCATCCGAACCCCTTCGGCATATAATTACACTATTTACAcatagttaaaattattttttatgtatatatataatagatgcaTGAACCCCCTTTAGTTTCTTCGTGTATGTAAACCTCATATTTTAaacccccttagtgaaaattctggctccgtCACTGCGTCTAATCAGTTGATACAAAAAAAGagttatcttttccttttaattaaCATCACCAAGAGATGTGTTGATTTTtattgataaaataaaaaagaacaagCGAAAAATGTGGAGAGAGACTAGACCAAGACCTCATCAGAAATACAATTTGATAGAAAGAAAGCATACCCTTAATCTTGATCCTATAAAATAGTAGATGATCAATTTTCTATAATTGTTAGTAATAAttctaaatttggaaaaacaatCATATCAACCCAGTTTATATATTGATCCTGAGCCAATTTTTAAAAGAATGTCaaaatttaattgattttttaCCTTATTGATAGATGTTCAATATAAACATTTAATTCAGTATCACCCAAAATTTTAAGGTAGATACCTTTCACACTAATTAGAGAATACGACTATGGATTTTGAtaatttatttaacaaattaGGAAAATATAATCCCCAGTTAAGATCTGATTAATTCCGTGAAGAATAAATTAGTAAATATGAAACTTTCATTTGCAACATGCTGATTGCTAAAATCAAATCTTTTGGGTACAATTTCATATAATTCTAACTATCTACAAGCTGTAAAAAGTCAATCATTACcataaaaatacttaaaataagTAGATTATAAGGAAGCATTAAGCGATTAAAGTTTTGACTTTAAAACATTCAACTTTTGTTTTGGAGTAAAATTCCTAAAACAtccataaattttattttggagTATCACCATATTACTGCTTTTTGGTAAATAATTCCCAGCATTCGATATTTACATTAAATCAAATAGTTGGATTTTTAgtttaaactaaaaatacatattattTAACTATGATTATGTAAAAATATGTGTAGGTAAAGCACATATCTTgtattttattgatttggtgtaaacatcGTGTGGATAAACTTTTATGATCCCATCAATTTCATTCCTTATACCAGTCATATGCCATTAAGATGAGCCATGTGTAAGTTGTATTAATATGATTTCAATAGGTATGACTAATTAGAGATGTTGTATTGCGCtttttgacttgtataaatTTTTTGTGCTAAATATAATTAAGTTATGAATCGTCAATGATGAATTTGTAAGAAAATTATCAATCCAATTTCGAGATCCACAAAGCGAATCAGATAGATGGGCGGTGTAGAGTTCAACTTATTttatgtgttaaaaaaaaacaactcaTTCGAACCCATCATGTGTTAAATTTTTTACTAAGTAAGTAGAAATAATTGATTTTGGCTCAAGCTCTCCCCTCTTATTGTTGATTAAAGGTCATGGCGTAAACGAGTGCACGAGCAGAGGCagtcaaataagaaaatgttCTTTTACTAATTGGTCAATTTGGGCTACATATCAGTCAAAGTTTTTAGATGGGCTGGAATGGGTGAGACATGTTTTAATGGGCAAATTTTACCAACCCTACCTTcactattaaaaaaattgaaattagcAACGAATTTCATCATTAATCCTTTGCTAAATTGCTTGTAACTAACAAAAAAATTTGATAATCAGTCGCTAAATAGAATTAACGACTAATTTTGTTGTTTAGGTATAAAATTTATCTTTCGCTAActccttgttcttttttttttttttgtggtggtTATTATGTAACTTTATGTTGGTTATGCTATGTCTCTTGGTTATGCAACGTGCATAAGGATGAGAATTCAAACGTAAGTAGCAGCAATTTGCTCAGTAATAAACTATATCACCTTGATGTTAAGGACCTGTCTTGGCCCTTGTCTTGCTCATTCATTCGATGCAAAATATACTTGAAAGAGGGAGGCAGAAACCTGAACTCTAGTACATTAAGATTATAATCTACAATTCCTAAAAGATATGGAAGGTAGCTATTGAGAATTAGAGGATTAAATAACAATTAGTAAATATGTGGACAGAGTTAGTTAGGTAGTTAGAAGTCAAAGTTAGTTGAGGAAATTAGATATTTAAATGATAGTTGTTAGCTTAGTATAAGTAGGCTTACTTCATACGATTGTAATACAATTTCTCATATATGAAATTCAGTTCTTCACCTACATCTCTCTCTCTATTTACATTTGCTTCCTTCAAAGTTTAatcaccattaatgaaggttggCTATAGCAATTCtatcatggtatcagagcgggaGAGTTCGTAGGGCTATTGATTGAGCAATGATTCATCATAGATTGCAATTTATTGATACAggtttctaaaattccaaatttcaatttctagggtttcgTAATTCAATTTTTTAGAGTTCAAAATCATCACGTACAGTTCTTCAAAATGCTTCAATGGCGAATAGAGAAGAAAGCAGCGATGCTCAGGTCATAAATGGAACTAACTCAAGCACAACAATCGATCTTCATCATCCATTATACCTGCAATTATGTGACACATCAGGAAGCACCTTAGTTTCGTTTCAATTGACTAGAACTGAGAACTATGCATTATGGAGTAGGTCGATGAGAATTGCTTTAGTAGGAAAGAGTAAAATGGGATTTGTTGATAGTAGACATACTAAGGACAAATTTGACTCATCTTTGCATGAACTCTAGGAAAAAGTAAATGCCATAGTCCTTTCATGGATTATGGTTTCAGTTTCAAAGaatttgttagttgtgttgcaTATGCCTCGAATGCTAGCAAAGTGCGGGAAAACCTAAAAGAGAGGCTTGATAAGGAGAATTGTTCTAGAAGTGTTTCACCTTTATAGGGAAATTGCAACTTTACCACAGGGAACAAATTCAGTGTCTACTTACTTCACTAAATTGAAGGAAATGTGTTTAGAATTTGACTCACTCATGCCTTGTCCAAGCTGTCCTTGTCCTGAATCTAAGAGTTATGCAGAACATTTGAGAAGCAGAGATTGTTTAAGTTCTTAACAGGACTAAATGAAACTTATTCAAATCAGAGAAGTCAGATCATGTTAATGATGCCAGTTCCAAACCTGAATAAGGCTTATTATATGATAATCTCTGAAGAAAGTTAGAGAGGTTTGAATAGAACTGCCCAACCGAGTACAGATGGAGTTTCCATCGCAATAATAGAAGAGGACCAAATGGGAAGAACAACTACAACTTTGAGAGAAACAACTAAAACTTTGAGAGAAATTATTACAAAGGAAAAATAGTCATCTGTACTTTGATTTCTGCCATTGGAGAGGTTATACTAGAGAAGTTTGTCGCAAACTCTTGGCAATTCAGGCTGCAAAGAAGAGACAccttatcatcaacaacaagcTGGTGCACACATGGATCAAGATGATTTCAAACACAAGCAAGTGGAGAATGATGTGACACAAATAATGGAGAAACCAGTCACACAACAGCATCATGGTCCAGTGAAAGGAGCAGGAATAATGTTCACTCCAGAACAATATGATCAAAttctcaaaatgatatacaaggaaGTTCTACAGGATTATGACAAAAATGGAACAGGTATGACTCAAATTTTTTTAGCTACTAATAGTGAAGCATTTAAGCAGTGGATAATAGATTCTGGAGCAACAAATCATATGGTTTGTAGTGAAGAGTTACTAGATGGgattaaaaaaattaccaaAGGTAATATCAGAAGAGTTTACCTACCTGATGGACATGCTTTAGAGATTTCTTATGTTGGAAAATGCAAATTGAACAATAGCGACACTATAGACAATGTCCTTTGTGTTCCAGGATTCAAACATAACTTCCTATCTGTCTCCAAGCTGACCAAAGATTTAAAATGTGTTGTTACTTTCTTCCCTGACCTCTGTGTGTTGCTGGGCCTTAACAATGGAATGGTGAAGGGGATTAGTTGTCACGTCCCGAACCATGGCCCAggaaacacgacactcggtgccatactgcatgtgaccgagcgaaccacatggcttgctgaatcatcatgaggcatacatgagcgaaaatatagcatgaacatgatgagc
This portion of the Lycium ferocissimum isolate CSIRO_LF1 chromosome 1, AGI_CSIRO_Lferr_CH_V1, whole genome shotgun sequence genome encodes:
- the LOC132030781 gene encoding aspartic proteinase CDR1-like; protein product: MKMNTKVSSLFPTLVFLAFFHLSFVSCRKIISNVGEDGFTLDFIHRDSSRSPFYNPSNTQSNRLRNAFHRSVSRASFFSKNSLATTNTIQSDIYPIPGEYLMKLSIGTPPVEILAIADTGSDLTWTQCKPCINCFKQTAPLFDSRKSSTYKTVGCDTKECASTGYSCVRGNVCEYQMNYGDASHTVGDLAFEKFTFPSTSGKNVSIPHVAFGCGHDNGGTFMKYTSGIIGLGGGEVSIINQLKKQINGKFSYCLIPLQSSNSNFTSHINFGSSAIVSGNKVVSTPLIKKESSTFYYLNLEGVSVGNKTLEFKSSKIGSSSIGVGGDEGNIIIDSGTTLTLLPNDFYLNLESMLVDSIRATKKDDPSGTFGLCYESENGTIDAPTIVAHFTNADLELAPSSTFAEVEEGLVCLTIVPAQEIAIFGNLAQGNFLIGYDLAAKKVSFKPTDCTKY